The Nodosilinea sp. PGN35 genome has a window encoding:
- the crtI gene encoding phytoene desaturase family protein, with the protein MGRKRAIVIGAGVGGLAMGIRLQSLGFDTTIVEALDAPGGRAYVRREQGFTFDMGPTVITVPHFIEELFSLERDRADLLSDDFPSTIVDENKRIKEGISGGPNTSRYVQIVPILPFYRIYFDDGTYFDYDGDEAHTREQILALGEPGDLEGYERFHEQSRAIFERGFLELGYTHFGDVGTMLKVAPDLLKLDAVRNLFRFSSRYFKSDKLRQVFTFEPLLVGGNPLSVPAIYAMIHFVEKTWGIHFAMGGTGALVQGFVKKFEDLGGKIQYNAPVTQINVTRKDGKKVATGVTLGDGLVMTADLVVSNADWATTYGKLIEPQYRFWNSDLRVKLSQQSMSVFVIYFGFRADGNETDKLCHHTIILGPRYEELLKDIFGRKIFPKDFSQYVHLPSLTDPSLAPPGHHAAYTLLPMPNNKSGIDWNEMGDRLRDIVFEFLEERGYLPNLRERLVCHSYITPDYFEGTLDAYAGNAFGLEPLLVQSAFFRPHNRSEDVKGLYLVGAGTQPGAGTPSVMMSAKMTARLVAEDYGVEDAILSGQTNPERTPQIA; encoded by the coding sequence ATGGGCCGGAAGCGGGCGATCGTGATTGGGGCTGGGGTCGGCGGGCTGGCCATGGGCATTCGCCTGCAAAGCCTGGGGTTTGACACCACTATCGTCGAGGCGCTCGATGCCCCCGGTGGGCGGGCCTACGTGCGTCGCGAGCAGGGCTTCACCTTTGATATGGGGCCGACGGTGATCACGGTGCCCCACTTTATTGAGGAATTGTTCTCGCTGGAGCGCGATCGCGCCGATCTGCTCTCCGACGACTTCCCCTCCACCATCGTCGATGAGAACAAGCGGATCAAAGAGGGGATCTCCGGCGGCCCCAACACCAGCCGCTACGTGCAGATCGTCCCCATTCTGCCCTTCTACCGCATCTACTTCGACGACGGCACCTACTTCGACTACGACGGCGACGAGGCCCACACCCGCGAGCAAATCCTCGCCCTGGGCGAGCCTGGCGACCTGGAGGGCTACGAGCGCTTCCACGAGCAGTCGCGAGCGATCTTCGAGCGGGGCTTTTTGGAGCTGGGCTACACCCACTTTGGCGATGTTGGCACCATGCTCAAGGTGGCCCCCGACCTGCTCAAGCTCGACGCGGTGCGCAACCTGTTCCGCTTTAGCAGCCGCTACTTCAAGAGCGACAAGCTGCGCCAGGTGTTTACCTTCGAGCCGCTGCTGGTGGGCGGCAACCCCCTGTCGGTGCCCGCCATCTACGCCATGATCCACTTTGTCGAAAAAACCTGGGGCATTCACTTTGCCATGGGCGGCACCGGGGCGCTGGTGCAGGGCTTTGTGAAAAAGTTCGAAGATCTGGGCGGCAAAATTCAGTACAACGCCCCCGTCACCCAGATCAACGTGACGCGCAAAGACGGTAAAAAGGTGGCCACGGGCGTCACCCTGGGCGACGGCCTGGTAATGACTGCCGACCTGGTGGTCTCCAACGCCGACTGGGCCACCACCTACGGCAAGCTGATCGAACCCCAGTACCGCTTCTGGAACAGCGACCTGCGGGTGAAGCTGTCTCAGCAGTCGATGTCGGTGTTTGTGATCTACTTTGGCTTTAGGGCCGACGGCAACGAGACCGACAAGCTCTGCCACCACACCATCATCCTCGGCCCCCGCTACGAGGAGCTGCTGAAAGACATCTTTGGCCGCAAGATCTTCCCTAAGGATTTCTCCCAGTACGTCCACCTGCCCAGCCTCACCGACCCGTCCCTGGCCCCCCCCGGCCACCACGCCGCCTACACCCTGCTGCCCATGCCCAACAACAAATCGGGCATCGACTGGAACGAGATGGGCGATCGCCTGCGCGACATCGTCTTTGAGTTCCTCGAAGAGCGCGGCTACCTGCCCAACCTGCGCGAGCGGCTGGTGTGCCACAGCTACATCACCCCCGACTACTTTGAGGGCACCCTCGACGCCTACGCGGGCAACGCCTTTGGCCTGGAGCCGCTGCTGGTGCAGTCGGCCTTCTTCCGGCCCCACAACCGCAGCGAAGACGTGAAGGGTCTCTACCTGGTGGGGGCCGGTACCCAACCGGGCGCTGGCACCCCCAGCGTGATGATGTCGGCCAAAATGACGGCGCGGCTGGTGGCCGAAGACTACGGGGTTGAAGATGCGATCCTCAGCGGCCAAACCAACCCCGAGCGCACCCCCCAGATCGCGTAG